A window of Cydia fagiglandana chromosome Z, ilCydFagi1.1, whole genome shotgun sequence genomic DNA:
gggaggggctagtaagattggcatcatcgtactttatacctacattaattttatggtcgGTAATCATAGTTCAGAGTGtagtgtttatttagttaaggtatcatagtggttttctgggtcaaggtccgggtccgagtccgggtccgagtccgggtccgagtccgggtccgagtccgggtccgagtccgggtccgagtccgggtccgagtccgggtccgagtccgggtccgagtccgggtccgagtccgggtccgagtccgggtccgagtcctggtccgagtccgggtccgtgtccgggtccgagaccgggtccgagtccggatccgagtccgggtccgagtccggttccgagtccgggtccgagtccgagtccgggtccgaatccggatccgagtccaggtccgggtccaaaccggatccgggtccgaaccgaatccgggtatgagtccgagtccgagtcccagtccaagtcaaaatcgaaattcgtgatcaccaaacgtgtaccatgcgtcattgaagagttctgttctggtcatcatcagcagttccacttcatcaaatgcgacagtttttaatgtaaatgcttgattttatgatgaaaatacaaaaaaatctatacgtatgcctttaatatttgaggagttccctcgattccttatggatcccatcatcagaactcgagcttgacaaaaatgtgtcttaaaaacttaacttgcttaacgaacataacgaaaaggaaaaatcgccaaacgtgaactatgcgtcgtttaagagttctgttctgatcatcatcagcagttccacttcatcaaatgcaacagtttttaatgaaaatgcttgattttctgatgtaaatacaaaaatctctatacgcatgcctttaagatttgaggagttcccttgattcctcatggatcccatcatcagaactcgagcttgacaaaaatgtggcttaaaaacttaacttgcttaacaaacataacgacgaggacaaatcgccaaccgtgaactatgcgtcgttgaagagttctgttctgatcatcatcagcagttccacttcatcaaatgcaacagtttttaatgaaaatgcttgattttctgatgtaaatacaaaaatttctatacgcatgcctttaagatttgaggagttccgtcgattcctcatggatcccatcatcagaactcgagcttgacaaaaatgtggcttaaaaacttaacttgcttaacaaacataacgaagaggacaaatcgccaaccgtgaactatgcgtcgttaaagagttccgttctgatcatcatcagcagttccacttcatcaaatgtcacttttttgggtgtatatgcttgatttgttgataaaaacccaaaaatcactatatgtatgcctttacgttttgaggagttccctcgattcctcatggatcccatcatcagaactgggttttgacaaacacgggaccaatctgtatgcatatacattcaagcaaaaaaagaattttcaaaatcgatctagtaatgacggagatatggagtaacaaacataaaaaataatttggccaagcccgagatagctcgaggcatttagtgttccgtacggctaccatcagtttggcattgacataaacgatatcgtgaacgtaatttacttcctataggtatatctctttcgcactaatatgtcagtacgagcgagatgcatagaaagtaaattacgttcacgctcacggtagcgtttatcatctcatcatcatcatctcagccataagacgtccactgctgaacataggcctcccccttttggggggtgtatgccaaaatcgccacgcttgacaggcgggttggcgatcgcagtcgagtacaccgaatttgagggacgctgctgcccgtccaccggtggtcttggacgtagtttaaggacatacccgggtccgggtccgggtccggcttactttaaatatttcgtcaatttcacctttgtttccaaaaactgtgatatttaactgtcatatactattaatgtcttccataattattttctcgtaacaggactgaggggctaccgcgaaatcgatattcgcaatttgcggggatctttctcttttactccaatgaaggcgtaattagagtgacagagaaaaatgcccgcaatttgcgaacttctattttcgtggttatatgaaaacattgaaaacatttattttcaggcaactattggcccatagataaataccttaaaactagcatacatattaatacaaaatatatcttaaaactaaaaacacaattatggcggcgatgcagttcgcaaccccgcagtgtcagggagccggccgcggaaccgccggaacttgacacccttcggccaaaactcctccttggtgaaggtcgctagatgttcagtcggaacgctcagcacaaaagaattaaaattcacattgtgtcgagattccaacttcacgaccctcaggatgaatccggacTTGGCTCGTACATACTTCACGATCTCCTCGACCTTCGTAAGGTAGTGTAATCGGGACACATACAGCAGCGTCGTCGGTGTTGCAGGACGCAGCAAATGGTTAGGTCCATTCGGTGCGGTACCGCACTGATTCGGACGAGCTGACTTCTTTCTCCTCTCCACCTTCTTGAAGCCATCTCTGTCGCATCCGGACTCTTTTAGAGTCAGCTGTGACCGATCCTTGTGAACAGGTTCACGAAGGCTCTGCACCCCTTTCTTCGGCCGCTGCTTAGACTTGGACACAGCAGGCGGCTTAGCGGCAGTGGCAGCGTAGGAACGTTTTGGGGTCAACGTACTctcgcgtgacgtgcgcgtctcCGGTGACGTAGACGGGCGGGCGGCGGGGCGCGGGTCAGCGGTCGCCTGCTCAGCAATCGCCGACGCATCCAAATTTGCGGACTCGAAACCGCCGATGGACGCATTCCGCGCAACGTGACACACGGCTATGCTAGAGTTATCTGACCTACATTCCGAACTAGCACTACGTATTAACGCTAATTCAGAACGTAATTCACTGATGGTATTGTTCGATACCTCCAACTTAGCCTGCATTTCAGCCAGACTGTCCTTCAGGAAAATTATATCCTTTAGCAGCCTGGAAACGTCAACATGGTCCAACGAGACGACAGGTAGCCGATGTAGGTCCTTCGCCACGAAAGAGGGCATGTTTGATGAATCGGTCCCCTTGAACACCGAGATGATGTCCCGTAGACTCTTCACGCCTCCATCTCTTCGTCGTGATGGCATTTCGTCGGCTTTGCCGAGCGTCTGGTAGAGCAGCGCCTTGCCACTACATATGTCCTCCTCCTGGAAGCTGGACTTGCAGATCTGCACGATGCTGGTCTCATCCAAAGTCACGGTGGCAtttagacgtgtgcgccgcgccggcgcgccgccgccgccgggctttttgaccacgccgccgccgccgataaatgatcggcgtgaaatcggcgtgaccttgagtgttgttaattaactattccaagttggtttttggattacaaaatggtttttttgtattacttatgttacagttgtcaaatatacatcaattattaattaaataaaactaaatagcctgctaaataactgctgctagtgctgcttataccttggacagctagaagaacaaacccctCCATTCTTAAAGAGCTCTATATTGCCACTCATCTATCTCTTCCCAACATGCAATGGGTGAGCCCTTAGATTCTTCGGACATATttatccaacgcatgatgtggagAAACACATGAATTTAAGCCGAATTAATGGCAAACGTGCTCGAGTTGGAGCATGTGTGAGATAGTCGAACGCtatgaagaggtcggcttgcagcagtctgcaccgtgcagtccttacggcttatgaccgcacgaaatggagacaaattacaTGTAGTCGCAAGCCTCAGCAATGAGAAaacgagaaagaagatacgtctcagtgagcctggtgcttgtacgacaagaaaaccattaaaaaaaagcCATAGCAGTCCACTATAGTccttccttgccgtatccggcaatggcgactccatcaacaattcttatccggattatgaaaagccctaatgtggctcgcaaaaccaaactttgtcttgaaaatgcggtcacacgatgcgcaatggagttgtccagtcgagttgcgggtgtatgtgtaggataggagggcttaggtcgcGTCTTGCGGATATGACGCTTAGCATCTAGGTCTTCCAGACGCTGCTGCTCAAATTGATCTACTTTCTTATGGACACTAGAACGCCATTCCGATCTTTGTAATGCAATACCCAGCTCAGCTATCCCAGTCGGCACGCGACGAGGTGGCGTTTGATAACATCTTTATGTCGCAGATATTGGCCCCCCTGCTTCCGCTTTCCACAAGAGAGCTCCGAGTCGAAAATTGCTTTGGGCAGTCTCTTATTCTCCATACGCACGACATGGCCACACCACCTTAGCTGATGATTCATGATCAGTGCTTCAATACCAGGCATCTCGAGTCATCAGTCCACTATAGTCTAGCAAACGTCAAGGATATGTGGAGTtctattttgttaaaaaaacgtcattttaataggataagccatgaaaagcttgagaaaacggatc
This region includes:
- the LOC134679363 gene encoding uncharacterized protein LOC134679363, encoding MEGIVQICKSSFQEEDICSGKALLYQTLGKADEMPSRRRDGGVKSLRDIISVFKGTDSSNMPSFVAKDLHRLPVVSLDHVDVSRLLKDIIFLKDSLAEMQAKLEVSNNTISELRSELALIRSASSECRSDNSSIAVCHVARNASIGGFESANLDASAIAEQATADPRPAARPSTSPETRTSRESTLTPKRSYAATAAKPPAVSKSKQRPKKGVQSLREPVHKDRSQLTLKESGCDRDGFKKVERRKKSARPNQCGTAPNGPNHLLRPATPTTLLYVSRLHYLTKVEEIVNESLHKRF